One stretch of Centroberyx gerrardi isolate f3 chromosome 13, fCenGer3.hap1.cur.20231027, whole genome shotgun sequence DNA includes these proteins:
- the otol1a gene encoding otolin-1-A gives MSSIRLVFLLATLLVVLMATLTSSARTTRWPKPQTTKKPPRAGASGGGGGGGFRRTTTTTPAPSNMHTETTDVMMDAYSLSPTDSTTYPSDTYPTEFHTDAVAPPGSNLGNYTLDYNECFFNFCECCPPERGPVGPIGDMGLPGPPGERGLPGVPGERGEPGPIGPQGLEGLPGANGLNGDIGDKGDQGPAGLPGAPGLAGRQGDKGDPGPRGEKGERGLLGLKGDPGERGEPGQNGTKGNTGKEGPMGPPGVAGTKGQKGEQGAVGECLPSPPGVNGTDGERGEPGPPGGKGDTGARGPPGPPGGRGMPGMKGERGAKGGRGPRGPKGPPGENVEPIRSAFSVGLFPSKSFPPPGLPVKFDKIFYNGEGHWDPALSKFNVTHSGVYLFTYHITVRNRPLRAALVVNGIRKLRTRDSLYGQDIDQGSNLALLQLTEGDQVWLETLRDWNGVYSSSEDDSTFSGFLLYPDPKVDPAV, from the exons ATGTCGTCCATTCGCCTGGTCTTCCTGTTGGCCACTCTGCTTGTGGTCCTGATGGCCACCCTGACCTCCAGCGCCAGAACCACACGCTGGCCCAAACCTCAGACGACCAAGAAGCCTCCTCGAGCCGGGGCCAgcggaggaggcggcggcgggggATTCAGGCGGACCACCACTACGACCCCGGCCCCTTCCAACATGCACACGGAGACGACTGACGTCATGATGGACGCCTACTCCCTGTCTCCCACAGACAGCACCACCTACCCCAGTGACACCTACCCCACTGAGTTCCACACAGATGCCGTCGCGCCCCCTGGGAGCAACCTTGGGAATTATACCCTCGACTACAACGAATGCTTCTTCAACTTTTGCGAGTGCTGCCCGCCAGAGAGAGGCCCTGTGGGGCCCATAGGAGACATGGGCCTGCCTGGACCACCGGGGGAGAGGGGCCTTCCAG GGGTGCCAGGGGAGAGGGGTGAGCCAGGGCCCATAGGTCCTCAAGGCCTGGAAGGGCTTCCCGGAGCCAACGGACTCAATGGTGACATAG GTGACAAAGGTGATCAAGGACCTGCAGGACTGCCTGGTGCTCCTGGACTCGcagggagacaaggagacaaAG GTGACCCAGGCcccagaggagagaaaggtgaACGTGGCCTGCTCGGTTTGAAAGGGGACccgggagaaagaggagagcctGGACAGAATGGGACTAAGGGCAACACTGGGAAAGAGGGGCCTATGGGTCCCCCTGGGGTAGCTGGGACAAAGGGTCAGAAAGGTGAACAGGGAGCGGTAGGGGAGTGTTTACCCAGCCCCCCAGGAGTGAATGGAAccgacggagagagaggggagccaGGGCCTCCGGGAGGGAAGGGGGATACTGGGGCCAGAGGGCCCCCAGGTCCCCCGGGTGGGAGGGGCATGCCAGGgatgaagggggagagaggtgcTAAAGGCGGACGCGGGCCCCGGGGCCCTAAAGGCCCGCCTGGCGAGAACGTGGAGCCGATCCGTTCCGCCTTCAGCGTGGGCTTGTTCCCCAGCAAGTCCTTCCCCCCGCCAGGCCTGCCTGTGAAGTTCGATAAGATATTTTACAACGGGGAGGGGCACTGGGACCCGGCGCTCAGCAAGTTCAACGTCACCCACTCGGGGGTCTACTTGTTCACTTACCACATCACCGTGCGGAACCGGCCCCTGCGCGCCGCCCTGGTGGTGAACGGGATACGGAAGCTGCGGACGCGGGATTCGCTGTACGGCCAGGACATTGATCAGGGCTCCAACCTTGCCCTGCTGCAGCTGACTGAGGGCGACCAGGTGTGGCTGGAGACACTGAGGGACTGGAACGGTGTGTACTCCAGCAGTGAGGATGACAGCACGTTCTCCGGCTTCCTGCTTTACCCGGACCCCAAGGTCGACCCTGCTGTATGA